TGACGATAGTAGCGCCACAACCCCGGGTATTCGATGGTATCGACCAGATACTGCCTGGTGCGGCTGCAGATGGCCCTGGCCCGCGCCTCCCCGCAACTTTCCAGGGCCAGTGCGCAGAAAGCGGAAACGAAAGCGGGCCTTTCGAAATGCCGCGGGATGTCCGGGTCGGCCGTGCTGAACCGGATGCAGTGCCAGGCCCCGTTTTCGTCCACGACGGATTCCAGGAATGCGAGGCCGCGGCGTATGCTCTCCCTGCCCGCTGCCGCAAGCGCCGCGGGCGCAGGGGACCCGGCCTGGGCTGTGGCCGGCTGTTCGGCCGGCGGTCGAATGTCTGGCGCGGGATCGTGCATGGTCTTCCTGAGATACTCAAGCGAGGCCACGCCGGTCCTGGCCGCTTCGCGCTCTTCCTCGCTACGTCTGCTTTGCGGCGGAAGCACGAGATGCGTCACGGTGTCCGTGTTTTCATGAACGCGTATCTCATGGCCGTCGGCCATCGTCACGCCCAGTTCCGTTTCGATCGTTTCTTTCGGCTTCGCCAGCAGACGTTGGCGAAACGGGCCGTCGGATGCGGCCTTTGCGACGAGGAATTTCGCAGCGTTAAGTGGTTTCTTCAACGGATTCCGCTTAAGCGATCTGCCTCTTGACCAGGTCCCGGAAAACCCCGTCCACCTCCATGAGTTCCCCGAAGGCGCCGCTTTGCACAACCCTTCCGGCTTGCAGAACGTAGATGCGGTCGGCGTGTTCCAGCGTCGACAGGCGGTGGGCGATGACGATTCGGGTCGAAGTCAACACGGCCAGGTTCTGCATGACCTGGGCCTGGCTCTGGTTGTCGAGCCAGTTGGTCGCTTCGTCCAGCAGCAGAATCCTGGGACCGCGCATCAGCGCGCGCGCGATCGTGATGCGCTGACTCTCCCCGCCTGACAGGACCGCGCCGCTGGTGCCGACCAGCGTCATCATGCCCATGGGCATGGACTTGATCTCGCGTTCGATTTCGGCGGTCTGCGCCGCCTGCCATGCTTCCTCGGTGGAAGCTTCGTCGTGGTGCGCGACGATATTGTCCCAGAGGTCCTGGGGATGAAGTTGCACCGACTGGGGGACCACGCCGATCTTCCGGCGCAGCTGTTTCAGGTTCAGGCGCCGCAGGTCGCGTCCGTCGTAATAGACCGATCCGGAGGCCGGATGGTCCACGCCCAGCGCGAGCCGGAACAGCGTGCTCTTGCCGGCCCCGGATTCACCGGCAATGGCGACGAACTCTCCGGGACGGGCGCGTATCGTGACGTCGTCGAGAATCAGCGGGCCGTCGGGATCGTAACGGAAGGAGATGTGGTCGAACAGAACCTCCCCGGCCAGATATTCGACCGGCTCGCCTTCGACCGCGGTCTCGGGAGCCGCTGCGAGCAGCGGGCGCATGTGGTCGAACGCCGGCCGCATGCCGGCAATTACACCGAAGGACTCGCCGAGCCGGGCAACGGCAGCCTGATAGGCAATGAACACCGTGTAGACGACGAGAAAATCGCTGACCGGGACCGTCCGGTCGCCAGTCGTCGCGACCGCAAATAGCAGTACCGCGCCCGCGAGGAAGGGGAGCGCGACGCCGAAGGCCTGCATGTGCCCCTGCATCGTGCCCAATTCGTACTCGGCCCGTTTCTGCTCGCGATAATCCTTCGCGGACATGGCGAAAGCCGACCCTTCCGCGTTCTCGACACGCAGCTTGGCGATCCCCTTGATGATCTGGAACAGGTTCCCGGTTGCGCGGCGTACGGCTCCGGCCATGCGGCCATGGGATGCAACCTGGCCTGATCCGAGCGCTACCGTCACCAGCAGCGACGTCAGGCTGAATACCAGGGCGATGATCCCGAGCGTGGCGTCATAAAAGAAAATGACGCCGAAAACCGGGAGCAGGAAAATGAGCGACAACACACTGTCCGCAAGCGCTCCCTGCAGTCCGTCTCGCAGGTTCTGGAACGTCATCCCCGACATGGCCAGATCGCCGGCCGGGTAGCGGCGCAGAACGCTTCGCGGCAGCCGCAGGAGGCGGTCCCAGAAGGCGGCCTCGATCCGCGACGACGAGCGGCTCTCCAGCCGCATCATCGCCGTGCCCTGAAGCAGGTGCAGAAGTGCGCCGAGCAGGCCCAGGCCCGCCAGCGCCAGCGCCACCGCATAGAGCGCGCCGGGACTTCCGCCCTGGACGATATGGTTCGCGACGAATCCGAGAGCAAACGCCGGCGCCAGCTTGATCAGACCGCCCGGCAGTCCCGCCACAACCAGCCGCACCAGATCCGCGCCCGATCCCCGCAGGCCGATCCGGAGAAGATCGGCCGGTTCCGCGCTGCCCTGCGGCAATGGCGGATAGAACATCCATGCATCGTCCTGCAGCGCGCCGGCGCGCTCCGCCGTCATCCTGATGCTGCGCTTGCTGACCGGGTCGAATTCGCGATAGCGGCCGAACATTCCCGGGAGCAGCGCTACGGGGCGGCCGTCCTCGGCCCGGAAGGCCAGCATCGCATTGCTGTCGCCCCGCCACCACTTGTCTTCGGCGCTCAATCGCACCCGCCGGGCACGTACGCCGGAGGCATCAAGGATTTCGGCCAGGCTGACCGGTGAATCGAAAGGCCCGGAGCGCGCCGGAATCCTGAATTCGATGCCCTCGCGGCGGCCGACGGTCTTCACGGCATCCGCAAGCGCCGTGTCGTCCGCGACCGCGCCCCGATCGTCCGGCAGGTCATAGATATTGAACAGCCGGCGCCGGGCGACTTCCTCGGCCACGCGGCGGCTGCTTGTCCGCGCGCGTTCCAGATTCGCGCTATCGACAACCGCGAGCCGGCGGTTGAGCCGCTCAAGGGCAAAGGCAACGACGTGAAAGGAAGCCAGCGCCGAAAGCAGCGCGCCTTCGGCCGCCAGCGTCTCGGATGATCGGGCGGAAAGCGCCGCGGCGTCGGACAGCGTGAGCCAGCCGGTTTGAGTCAGTGGAATCACGGCTTCTTGCGGACTGTCTGCGCCGCTGAGTTCGGCACAGTCGATCAGGTCCATATACAGGCTGGCGCCTGCGGGCGGCCGGGATACCCACACCACTCCGCGCCGAACGGACAGGGTCCCCGGGCCCAGGGTTCGCGTCTGATCCGGTTCGACCAGCGCATCTGGTCGCGGACTGTGCGTTGCGTAACGGAAAAGTGTGTCGGTAACGCCGCTCAGCCAGGCATCGGCCTGCTCGGCCAGTTCGGCCGGGTCCACCCCGGAGAGCATGCTTGTCGGCAGGCGTTTCAAAAGCGTGCCGGGCAATCCCTTCGCGATCAGGCTGAACGTCGTGTCGTCCTCGTCGGGCGCGACGCCCGGCAGAATGCCGCCGGCCTCGGCGCGCAGGAGATGCTGCGGCGCCGTCTGCTCCACACCGTCCCTAAATTCGACCAGGAACAGATCGACCGCGCCCCGATCGATGAACCAAACGCTGTCGGCGTCGTCGAGCTCTACCGGCAGGTTGCCGGCGCAGGCCACGGATTCGCCGGAGCGGCCGGCGAGTTCCGCGATCGATGTGAATTCCGGCCCGCTCATCCCTTCAACCGGCCTTGACGAGCTTGTAGTAGGTGCCTTCCCGATCCGCGATCAGCTCGTCGTGGTTGCCGCGCTGCACTTCGACGCCCTTGTCGAGCACGATGATTTCGTCGCAGTCCCTCACGGTGCTCAGCCGGTGCGCCACAATCAGGCAGCTCACGCCCCTGCGCCGCAAGGCGTCATCGACGTATTCTTCCGTGGCCGCATCCAGCGCGCTGGTCGCCTCGTCCAGAATGAGCACGGTCGGATTGCCCACCAGCGCCCGGGCGATTTCCAGCCGCTGCCGCTGGCCGCCGCTGAAATTCACGCCGGCTTCCTCGACCCGAGTCGAATATCCGTTCGGCCGGCGCAGGATTTCGTCGTGGATGCAGGCGTCCCGCGCGGCGGCGATCACAGCTTCGTCCGGTACGGCCGGGTTCCACAAGGTGATGTTGTCGCGCAACGAAGCGGAAAAAAGAACCACGTCCTGATCCACCATGGAAACGGACCGCCGCAGTACTTCCTCGGGAATCTCATGCCGCGGGTGGCCATCGAACAGGATTTCGCCGGACCAGGGCTGATAGATACCCGCAACCAGGCGCGAGAGGGTGGATTTGCCGGAACCGCTGGGGCCGACCACGGCAACCCGGCGCCCGGGCCTGATCACCAGGTTGAAGTCCTTGATCAGTGGCGGCCTGGCCTTGTTGTAGCCGAAGGTGACCTCCCGCAATTCGACGCGGCCGGCCAGCTGCAGCCGGCCATTGAACGTGGGGATCGACTCGGACTCGGGACTTCGGCGGGCGAAAACGGGGTCTTCCTCCGCCCTGGAGATGTCTTCCAGACGTTGCATGTCTGTCTCGAGCGCCTGACGCCGGTCCGCGAGTTCCAGAAAACGCCCGATAGGCGCCAGAAACATCTCCGCCAGAATGTAGAGTCCCACGAGCGTCCCCAGCGTGATGTCTCCCGCCATCACCCGGGTGGCTCCGATGCCCAGGATCGCCGCGGCGCGCAGTGCGGCGATGAGGCCGGGAAGCGCGGCGTCGAGATAGCCCAGTTCGGAATAGCGCCGGCGCGCTCCCAGTTCGCGCGCCTGCTGGCCGCTCCAGCGGGAAAAGAAACGATCGTCCGTGGCCGTCATGCGCAGGTTGTCCACGTGACTCAACATCTGCATGCCGACGCCGATCAGCATTCCCTGCTCACGCCTCATGGCATGGCTTCGATCGGCCCGCAGCGACTTGACGAAATACGCCAGCACTCCGTTCACGATGGCCAGCGCCAGCACGGTCAGCGCAAGCCAGACATCGTAGGCCAGCATCGCCGCCAGAAACACCGCGCTCATCGCCATGTCGATAATCAGCACCAGGAGCTGGCCGGTCAGGTTCTTGGCGATCCGGTCGATGGAGGTGACCCGGTCGGTCAGGTCGCCGACCAGCCTGTGCTGGAAGAACTCCACCGGCAGGCGCAGCAGCCGCGACAGGCCGCTGTTGAAGCCGACCACCGAGATGCGGATCGCCAGACGGTTCAGGAAACGGTGCTTGAGCAGGGACAGGACGTAAACCAGGATGCCGGCGCCAAGAAAGGCCGACACCAATCCGCCCCAGGGCCGGTTGTTTGCAAGAACGTGGTCCACGAAAACACTGAGGCTTCCGGGAATAACGAGGGCCAGCAGCGCCAGCATCAGTCCGCAGGCAACCGTCCCGGCCACCACGCCCCATGAGCCCGAGCGCCAGGCAGCCATTTGCCTCAGCAGGCCCGGTCTTTCGCCGCCGGACCGGAAATCCGCCGTACGCTCGAATCTCAGCGCAACGTTGCTGTAGCCCTTGTCGAATTCTTCGGCGGAAACCGTGCGGCGCCCGGTAGAGGGGTCGTTGAGGTAGAAATTGTCTCTGTCGAACCCTTCAAGGATGAGGAAATGGTGAAATTGCCAGAACAGGATCAGAGGCAACTCCACCTTCTTGAGCGCCTGGCTGGTCAGGCTCAGTCCGCTGCACTTGAGACCATAGTGCCGGGCGGCGCGCAGGATGCTTGCGGCGCTGGAGCCGTCGCGGCTTACCTCGCATTTTTCGCGCAGTTCGGTAAGCGGGGCCCAGCGCCCGAAATAGGCCAGGATGCTGCCAAGACAGGCAGCGCCGCACTCGGTTGCGTGCATCTGCAGCAGAAGCGGAGTGGTGACCCTGCGTTTTAAGGGTGCCGATGCGGCCTTCGCTTTCGCCCCTGTAGTGTGCTGTCTCATGAGTTCCTTGCCTTTCAGAGCGGGCCTGAAGCGTCAATGCAAGGCGCCGCCCGCAGGGAATACGTCCGTATTGCCCAGGACGGCAACGCCGCAGTGGCGCTTCAGGCCCGCTCCCGTAGGGCGCGGCACCTGTGGCCCGTGGCCGCGTTGCGTTCCTGGGCAATGGGAAACACCATTCCCGGCGGAACGCGCCTTGCCACACGCCACAGGGGACACGCTGAAAGGCAAGGAACTCATGAGACAGCACACCAAGGCGCCGGGCGGCATTTCAGGATTGCCTCCGTACGAAAAACGCGAGCGGGGACTGTCTGCCGAGTTCAATCACGATCCGGCATGCCGGCCCGTCGGCGGAAGCGAATTCCTGGCCCGGGTCGAGGGCTATATCCAGGCGGTGCATGGTGACCGGCGCCGCCGACTCGAACGGCGCCGTCGCGTCGCCCGGGGCCAAGGCGGCGAGGCCGGATACCACGCCCTCATGACGGCGTGCCTGTCCGTCGCCGATGTCGACTTCCAGAGAGACCGGCATGTCGGACTCGATCCGGCGCCCGAGTTCTCTTTCGATCCACACCATCGCTTGCAGGGAGGAACTGTCCCCCGGATGTCGCTCGCCCGACTCGACCAGCACGCCGTCAACCGTCACGCTGCGGGCCACGGTGCCCAACATCAGCCACGCCACGAACAGGAGCAATACCAGCCCTGTGACCAACACCAGCGCAAGTTCCCCCGGCGTGGAAACGGTCAGCAGCCGGTCGAGGCGTTCGCGCTCTTTCTTGGCCTTGCCAACGGTCTTGTGAAATGAGTCAAATGGATTGTTGAACACGGAGGCGCCCGGTGTGGCCCGGCGAGATTATGGCACGAGGGCGCTTTTCTGCGCGGTTTGTCCGCCGGAGGGTTTGTCGATTGCCAGCAACAGCGCGGGCAGCAGGGACAGGTCCGCGATAAGCGCGAAGCCGATAACCATCGCGGTGAGGATCCCCACCTGGGCCGTGGGAAGGAACGGAGAGAACGCAAATATGAGAAAACCGGCCACCAGCACGACCGTGGTGGTGAACAGGGCCCGCCCGGCAGTCTCGAAAGCATAGTGCACGGCCTGCTCGGGATCGCGGCCGTATTCGCGCCGCGCACGGCGGTACTTGGCAAGAAAATGCACCGTGTCGTCCACGACTATGCCGATCGTCATGGCTACCACCACGGACAGCGAAAGCCCGACCTGTCCGACCGTCAGTCCCCAGACACCGAAACCCATCACCGCGGGGAGCAGATTGGGCACGATGCTGACCAGGCCGAGCCGCAACGATCGCAAGGCGGCCAGGAGAATGACGGAAATCGCGACAAGCACCACGATGGTGCCCAACAGCATGGCGCGGATGTTGCGCTGGCCGATGTAGGCGAACAGCGCCGAGGGTCCGGAACTGTTGACACCGACGATCCGAGGCGCATTTTCGCTGAGCCAGGCGTCGGCGCGGGCGTTCAGATCCAGCAGGTCCTGCGAATACAGCGTCGTGGACGATACCGTCATGCGCGTAGCCTTTCGGAGCGTGTCGATCTGGTTGTTGAGATCCAGGCCCTGGGGAAGCGAAAGTTCGTAGAGCAACAGGTACTGCGCCGCCAGTTCCCGGCTGTCGGGGATCCGGTAAAAAGCGGGATCGTCGCCGTGCATGCTCTGGTTGAGTTGCCGAAAGGTGTCGGTAATGACCGAGACATGGCGCACGGAAGGCTGCTCACGGAACCACTCGGCAAAGTCCGATACCTCGACGAGGAACTCGGGATCGGTTACTCCGCCCGCGTCGGCCGCCTCAAGCGAGTAATCGAGCACGGTATTGCCGCTCAGATGCTCGTCCATGAAATCGGTGTCGCGCCTGAACTCGACGCTTTCGTCGAAGAAATGGACCAGCACATCGTTGAGTTCGTTGCGCGGAATGGCCACGATCATCGCGATCACCACCGCCACCCAACCCCACAGCAGCGCCTTTCTGCGCCGCAGCGCAAAGTCCGCCATGGAGCCGAGCAGCGGCCCGACCAAGCGCCGGTCCGACCCGGGTCGGACCGGGAGCAGCGAAAGCACGGCCGGCAGAAATGTGACGGACAGAAGAAAGGACATGCCGATCCCGAAAGCGACGAAGTTGCCGAGGTGGCGGTACGGGGGCACCTCCGAAAAGTTCATGCTCAGGAATCCGAGCGCCGTCGTGAGGCTGGCCAGGAACACCGGGTGCAGATTGAGACTGACGGAATGTACGATGGCATCGCGCTTCGAGTGCCCGGCGCGCATGTGCTGCTGCAATGTCACCAGCAGGTGAACGCAGTTGGCCACGACAATCATCAGCACGATGGTCGGCGCCGGCGAGATGGGCGGTGAAAAAGGCAGGCCGGCCCAACCGCCAAGACCGATCGACGCGAGAATGGAAAAGACGATCACCGCTCCGGTCGCCGCTACTCCCGCAATGCCGCGGATGAGGACCCCCAGGATCAGGGCCATGAGCGCAAGGCTGGCGGGCAGGAAGATCATCTGGCTCTCGATCGATGCTTCCAGGAAGGTCTGGTTGATCATGACCGTGCCGACCACGCGAAGGTCCATGCCGGCAAACTGTTCTTCCGCCTTTGCGGCGATCTCGCGGGCGAAGCCTGCGACTTCGGCGACCGCCTCCAACTGGTCCCCGTCGGGCAGTTCCACCGTTACGTTCACCACGCTCACGTCGCCGCCCGTCGCCAGGATGCTGCCCTCGACACGGGGGTCAGCCAGGGCAATCGCATGTATGCGTGACCGCGCATCGGGATCGCCCAGTTGCTGTGGGTCAACGAGGTCCCGCACATACAGGTCGTCGCCCTCGGCCGTCGTGTACTGGAAGTTCGTCAGCGAATCGACCCGCCGGGAATACGGTGTCTGCCAGGCGGCTTCCGTCAGCCAGACCGCCGCCGATAGCGCGGTTTCCGAGGTCGCGTTTCCGTCGTCCGGGACGATCAGGAACACGACGTTTTCGTTCTTGCCGTAGGTGTCCTCCAGCGCTTCCAGCGCCAGAAGCTGCGGATTGTCCTCGTCAAAGAATATGCGGTAGTCGCCCGAGAAACCGAGTCGCAGAATGCCGCTGGACGCGACCGCCACCAGGAATAGGGCGGCCAGGATGACCCGCCAGCGATAGGCGACCACCCATTCGGCAAATCGGGTCTCGAATTGCCCCTTGCCTGTGCCTTGCCCGCTCACGGAACCTGAGCCGCGAGTGCCGCCGTACGCATTGATTCGCGACGAAGACCGCTCATTCCACCCCCATGTGAACGCAGCCGAGTATAGGGTTGGCCGGCAGGCATTGTCCATCCGCAGGCCGATTCCACGAGCTCAAGTAGAATCATCCTTCGGGCATGTTGAGATAGGTGGTTTCGGGGGGACCCCAGCCGTGACGATGCCGGGAAGTAACTCGTGCAGGAAGATCGCCGTGGTCGGGCGCGGGACCGCGGGCGCCCTGGCCGCCGCCAGCGTGTCCCGGCTGCACCCGGACAAGGACCATGAACTGCACCATATTTACGACTCGCGCATTCCGGTCATCGGCGTGGGCGAGGGAAGCTGGCCCAGCCTGGTCCAGCAATTGCATCGACTGTCGGGATTGCCGCATGAGAAGGTTCAGCGGCGCCTGAACGCGACCCGCAAGTACGGCGTTCAGTTCGAGGGATGGGGCCGGAGGAAAAGCGAGTTCATTCACCATTTCACGCCACAAGCGGTTTCCTACGCCTACCACCTGTCGGCCGACGTGATGGGGGACCTGCTGAGCGAGGGCACGCGCGCCCGCCACATCGACGCAAAAGTGCTGGACATCACGAAAGTGGACGGCGGGGCGCAGGTGGAGTTCGAGGGCCTGCCGTCCGAACGCTACGACCTGGTCTTTGACGCGCGCGGATTCCCCAGGCGACTGGATCCCGAAGAACACATCGAAATCTCCTTCATCCCGACGAATACCGCGGTGATCCGCCGCTGTCCGGCGATCATCGAGGAACCGCCCGACGGGCCGGTCCTCAAACACACCTATACGCGCGCGATCGCGCGCCCGCACGGATGGGTGTTCGTCATCCCGCTGACCGCGCACACCTCATACGGCTATATCTTCAACCGCGACGTATCGGATCTGGAGGAAGTCGAAAAGGACTTCGACGAACTGCTGGCGCAGGACGGCGTGGCGGAATTCGAAAAACGCACCGTGCTGCGTTTTCCCAATTTTGTCCACCGCCGGATCTACGACGGCGCGGTGGCCCGCATCGGCAACGCGGGCGGATTCATGGAGCCGCTGGAAGCGACCGCGATCCGGCTGGCCGAGATGCAGGTCGGGATGATTCTGCAGATGCGGCTCAACCGGCCGGCCGAATACCAGGAAAACGACGTGCCGGTCGTCAACCGTTTCCTGATCAACGACACGCTCACCTGCGGCCTGTTTGTGGGCTGGCACTACAGTTGCGGTTCCCGATACGACAGCCCGTTCTGGCGTTACGCCCGGGACTGCGCCTGGCCAACGTACCGCAGCGCCACGGACCCTGCGGCTGTGGGTTGCGCCGCATTAAGCAAATTCGACGAAATGATCGACTTGATCAATGCTCCGGTCATCGATCAGTCGGAATGGGAGCGGAGGTGCGGATTCCCCCTGACCAGCTTCGCGCAGATGTCCCAGGGACTGGGCACGTAACCGGGTCGGCGGATTGCGAAATACGCGGCTTTCGTGTAGAAAGTCTGCCCGAATATGAGGGCGCCCGCCAGAACACCCGCCGTGCTGCCGGCGCTTGCCATGATGCTGGTTCTTGCCCTGAACCCGGGAGCCGCATTCGCCGCCGGGGACCTGCCGGTTCCGGAGGGGCTGCGAACCGAAATCGATTTCTGGAAGCGGGTGTTCGGGG
This region of Gammaproteobacteria bacterium genomic DNA includes:
- a CDS encoding ATP-binding cassette domain-containing protein codes for the protein MSGPEFTSIAELAGRSGESVACAGNLPVELDDADSVWFIDRGAVDLFLVEFRDGVEQTAPQHLLRAEAGGILPGVAPDEDDTTFSLIAKGLPGTLLKRLPTSMLSGVDPAELAEQADAWLSGVTDTLFRYATHSPRPDALVEPDQTRTLGPGTLSVRRGVVWVSRPPAGASLYMDLIDCAELSGADSPQEAVIPLTQTGWLTLSDAAALSARSSETLAAEGALLSALASFHVVAFALERLNRRLAVVDSANLERARTSSRRVAEEVARRRLFNIYDLPDDRGAVADDTALADAVKTVGRREGIEFRIPARSGPFDSPVSLAEILDASGVRARRVRLSAEDKWWRGDSNAMLAFRAEDGRPVALLPGMFGRYREFDPVSKRSIRMTAERAGALQDDAWMFYPPLPQGSAEPADLLRIGLRGSGADLVRLVVAGLPGGLIKLAPAFALGFVANHIVQGGSPGALYAVALALAGLGLLGALLHLLQGTAMMRLESRSSSRIEAAFWDRLLRLPRSVLRRYPAGDLAMSGMTFQNLRDGLQGALADSVLSLIFLLPVFGVIFFYDATLGIIALVFSLTSLLVTVALGSGQVASHGRMAGAVRRATGNLFQIIKGIAKLRVENAEGSAFAMSAKDYREQKRAEYELGTMQGHMQAFGVALPFLAGAVLLFAVATTGDRTVPVSDFLVVYTVFIAYQAAVARLGESFGVIAGMRPAFDHMRPLLAAAPETAVEGEPVEYLAGEVLFDHISFRYDPDGPLILDDVTIRARPGEFVAIAGESGAGKSTLFRLALGVDHPASGSVYYDGRDLRRLNLKQLRRKIGVVPQSVQLHPQDLWDNIVAHHDEASTEEAWQAAQTAEIEREIKSMPMGMMTLVGTSGAVLSGGESQRITIARALMRGPRILLLDEATNWLDNQSQAQVMQNLAVLTSTRIVIAHRLSTLEHADRIYVLQAGRVVQSGAFGELMEVDGVFRDLVKRQIA
- a CDS encoding ATP-binding cassette domain-containing protein — encoded protein: MRQHTTGAKAKAASAPLKRRVTTPLLLQMHATECGAACLGSILAYFGRWAPLTELREKCEVSRDGSSAASILRAARHYGLKCSGLSLTSQALKKVELPLILFWQFHHFLILEGFDRDNFYLNDPSTGRRTVSAEEFDKGYSNVALRFERTADFRSGGERPGLLRQMAAWRSGSWGVVAGTVACGLMLALLALVIPGSLSVFVDHVLANNRPWGGLVSAFLGAGILVYVLSLLKHRFLNRLAIRISVVGFNSGLSRLLRLPVEFFQHRLVGDLTDRVTSIDRIAKNLTGQLLVLIIDMAMSAVFLAAMLAYDVWLALTVLALAIVNGVLAYFVKSLRADRSHAMRREQGMLIGVGMQMLSHVDNLRMTATDDRFFSRWSGQQARELGARRRYSELGYLDAALPGLIAALRAAAILGIGATRVMAGDITLGTLVGLYILAEMFLAPIGRFLELADRRQALETDMQRLEDISRAEEDPVFARRSPESESIPTFNGRLQLAGRVELREVTFGYNKARPPLIKDFNLVIRPGRRVAVVGPSGSGKSTLSRLVAGIYQPWSGEILFDGHPRHEIPEEVLRRSVSMVDQDVVLFSASLRDNITLWNPAVPDEAVIAAARDACIHDEILRRPNGYSTRVEEAGVNFSGGQRQRLEIARALVGNPTVLILDEATSALDAATEEYVDDALRRRGVSCLIVAHRLSTVRDCDEIIVLDKGVEVQRGNHDELIADREGTYYKLVKAG
- a CDS encoding MMPL family transporter translates to MDNACRPTLYSAAFTWGWNERSSSRINAYGGTRGSGSVSGQGTGKGQFETRFAEWVVAYRWRVILAALFLVAVASSGILRLGFSGDYRIFFDEDNPQLLALEALEDTYGKNENVVFLIVPDDGNATSETALSAAVWLTEAAWQTPYSRRVDSLTNFQYTTAEGDDLYVRDLVDPQQLGDPDARSRIHAIALADPRVEGSILATGGDVSVVNVTVELPDGDQLEAVAEVAGFAREIAAKAEEQFAGMDLRVVGTVMINQTFLEASIESQMIFLPASLALMALILGVLIRGIAGVAATGAVIVFSILASIGLGGWAGLPFSPPISPAPTIVLMIVVANCVHLLVTLQQHMRAGHSKRDAIVHSVSLNLHPVFLASLTTALGFLSMNFSEVPPYRHLGNFVAFGIGMSFLLSVTFLPAVLSLLPVRPGSDRRLVGPLLGSMADFALRRRKALLWGWVAVVIAMIVAIPRNELNDVLVHFFDESVEFRRDTDFMDEHLSGNTVLDYSLEAADAGGVTDPEFLVEVSDFAEWFREQPSVRHVSVITDTFRQLNQSMHGDDPAFYRIPDSRELAAQYLLLYELSLPQGLDLNNQIDTLRKATRMTVSSTTLYSQDLLDLNARADAWLSENAPRIVGVNSSGPSALFAYIGQRNIRAMLLGTIVVLVAISVILLAALRSLRLGLVSIVPNLLPAVMGFGVWGLTVGQVGLSLSVVVAMTIGIVVDDTVHFLAKYRRARREYGRDPEQAVHYAFETAGRALFTTTVVLVAGFLIFAFSPFLPTAQVGILTAMVIGFALIADLSLLPALLLAIDKPSGGQTAQKSALVP
- a CDS encoding tryptophan 7-halogenase, with protein sequence MPGSNSCRKIAVVGRGTAGALAAASVSRLHPDKDHELHHIYDSRIPVIGVGEGSWPSLVQQLHRLSGLPHEKVQRRLNATRKYGVQFEGWGRRKSEFIHHFTPQAVSYAYHLSADVMGDLLSEGTRARHIDAKVLDITKVDGGAQVEFEGLPSERYDLVFDARGFPRRLDPEEHIEISFIPTNTAVIRRCPAIIEEPPDGPVLKHTYTRAIARPHGWVFVIPLTAHTSYGYIFNRDVSDLEEVEKDFDELLAQDGVAEFEKRTVLRFPNFVHRRIYDGAVARIGNAGGFMEPLEATAIRLAEMQVGMILQMRLNRPAEYQENDVPVVNRFLINDTLTCGLFVGWHYSCGSRYDSPFWRYARDCAWPTYRSATDPAAVGCAALSKFDEMIDLINAPVIDQSEWERRCGFPLTSFAQMSQGLGT